TGTGTTAATCGGGACTAATTCGCGATTGCATAACATATCACATTCTAGAAACGGTTATTTTCATTATTCGGACGATCAAAGCCGAAGTTCATTTCCGATGTTCTTCGAGCTATAGACACTGTTTGCCGTCGCTGAAATTGTGTTCTCAACAGGCTAGTGAATTATCATGCAGTGATCTTTTGGTTTCTTAATTGGATTCCGTTTATGAACTGTGATTATCCAGGCAGATACTTGGTGAGATGGAACTATGACCAGTTGCAAGAGTCAGCCAGAGAGTGAGAGTCGTTATACAGATCGATCTCTGTTCATTTAACCGTTGTTTATAAGTGCGTTAGAATGAAAGTGGATTGCGGTAACAGAAGCGTTTTGGGTACCAAGTGTGTTTCtggatgtttatgttttacaatggGTCTCAAATGCGCGTGAAACGGAAACTATATACTGTGTATCACCTAAACGCTAATTTAacctatttattttagtaaatacaAACAAAGTGATTTCGAAGAATTTGGGTGGCGCAGAGCTTTTCGCACGGTGCCAGCAATGGATGTACAGGAAGAAGTAacgttgttatattttaatgatcTTTATCCAGACTGCGATGACATGCACTCGCTAATATTCGGGATGATCACGCCAATACAAGCGGCGCTAGTCACCGTGGCCAACATATTTATCGTGATCCTCTTCACCAAGCCGAATATCCGGTCGCGAACCACGTGTATCCTGACGCTCATTGCGCTGGCTGACGTACTTTCCATCCTGTCGCCCACATCGATCTATATCTGGCTGTTCACCCTCGATAACGGCAACCATCGTGCAGTCCCCTACCGCTTTTGCATCTGGACGATTGCGTTTGTGGATATATTTCTGGATATGTTTAACTCAATGTCACTCTGGTTCACTGTTTTGTTGGCGTTAATGAGACGCAAGTGTTTACAATCTCCGTTTACTGCCAAGTGTACACACAGATATCGTCACGTCATTGGCTATATTACAGGAGTAGTGTGTTTAGTTCTTGCAGTTCACATACCgtcgtttttcatttttgacgTCGTTCCTCTAAACAGAACGTACGTTGATTCTAACGTAACGGGCGTAATGTGTGGATTGAAAGAGCGTAAATATAGCATTCCGCGGAAAATCCATCTATGGATGGAGGTATTACTAGACTCTCTCATTCCATCATGCATTCTTTTGTACCTGACATTTAGCATTCTATGGGTTTTGCGTAAAGCTAAGCAGAGCCGGTCTTCACTTCGTTCCCATTCCTCCGTATACCGTCCCGGCGGGGTTCCAGACGACAGGGAAAATGAGGGCGTATCTGTGAGACTAAAATATGTCCAGTTCCGGCGGTGGAAGTTTCGGGCGCAGACGAGCAAGTGCAGCGTTGATTCCGCCTTTGAAAAGCTTGACCGGGAAAGTAGACGAACTTCGTGGCTTATTTTCGCAGTCGCAATCCTAATCTCCACCCACGAGCTACCTATGGCGCTTATAAGCGCGTACAAACTCACAGTACACATGCACGAGACGCTTCCGTTGGTGTTCTTCGGCTGCTGGTCGGCTATATTCACGCTGTGGCAGAACACCATATATCCGCTCACGTTTTTCATATACGCGCTGATGAGTGCCAACTTCCGGTCAGAGATCTTGCGAGTCCTGACCTGTAAATGCCTGTTTTCCGGCGAAGAGACGACGGCAGGGAATGAACCGATAGTTAAAAAGGTGTTGTTGAGCCCGTGTTCTGTAAGAAAATCGCTGAGCAAGGGATTAAGCAAAGCCAATGAAGAAACAGTTGGTTTGTCTAGTGAAAACTGAAATTATAatatagttgttgtttttttatagtcATTTCCAAAATGACGTTATGTTTGCGTACAATTTCGCGCGCTTTcctttaaaaactgaaataaactgTCAATTTGTATTCTTTGtagacataaataaaaataaaaaatgttgatatagtGGAAgttcgcaatatatttcacctcagGTACACCAAAAGTATTTCtatatttctaaaaacaaaaggttttggtgctcactcagtgaaatgtattaagatcttacactgaaacaaaagaTTATCCTTTATTTATTTCGGGTTTCAGTGTCTTATTGACATTTTAAGATAGTAAAAAGACGCAAatgaaaatacgttttcaagAAAAATCATGTTGCCATCTTGGTTAGCTGAATTCTACAAGGTATTTTCGATAGAATGACTAAAAATAGCAGTTAacgtaaaataatgaaaatgattaaacgtaaatgcatttattactAGATcaatacgcataaaatacatgacaaaaagtCATATGTATATTACTGTATTAAACattctgaaaaaatatttttaaataaataaaaaagttcgcAAAGCAAGACTATATGAACGACTGACTGAGCAATGCAAAATTAGCGTAcagatacttttttttattttctctatttcatTATTGACTTCAAACCGAAGTCTTAGCAAAGACCAACACTtactttttgttgttgattttagtaAAATGGCGCATAACTGGATCACTTTTTAAGTCATTTCAATACATTTGCGAATTGAATTTggcaacatgtatacacaaatgCATTTGAACACCTTCAACACCTTTTTGTTATGGCCAAAACTATCCCATTATATCGGGATACATCGAACAAGAGCTCGTCTATTCCGCCGCTTTCAAGTTCAAGGCAAAAcgtgcatggatcactgtaacaGATGAcgtgcaaaaccttaacaagtaAACTATGAAGGGGCGAAATGTGCATTTTATGCAGGATAGACTTCATTGTGTAAagattcaatgcaatacataaagtaGTTGCAGAATGCTTGCaagcaaaattttaaccagaatttctaagtcgataAAAAAGGGCCaaatgacttaaatgtggttacacgcaaaacctttacctaaattcagtaaaaatatacagccattatttgcaatatttgcaaaacataGTTATCTAACTAGATTATTCAAATAGGATGATAATTGGCAGCATATATCCAACTTCCAATGCTGTTTtagctgagatatttacataaatgtgaTTGCATTTAAAGCCTTTAACAAGCTGTAACCCCGCTGCCGACGTTAGCTTGAAAACTATAGCTCTTTTTATTCTTCGAATACTCG
The Mya arenaria isolate MELC-2E11 chromosome 12, ASM2691426v1 DNA segment above includes these coding regions:
- the LOC128211728 gene encoding G-protein coupled receptor dmsr-1-like; amino-acid sequence: MDVQEEVTLLYFNDLYPDCDDMHSLIFGMITPIQAALVTVANIFIVILFTKPNIRSRTTCILTLIALADVLSILSPTSIYIWLFTLDNGNHRAVPYRFCIWTIAFVDIFLDMFNSMSLWFTVLLALMRRKCLQSPFTAKCTHRYRHVIGYITGVVCLVLAVHIPSFFIFDVVPLNRTYVDSNVTGVMCGLKERKYSIPRKIHLWMEVLLDSLIPSCILLYLTFSILWVLRKAKQSRSSLRSHSSVYRPGGVPDDRENEGVSVRLKYVQFRRWKFRAQTSKCSVDSAFEKLDRESRRTSWLIFAVAILISTHELPMALISAYKLTVHMHETLPLVFFGCWSAIFTLWQNTIYPLTFFIYALMSANFRSEILRVLTCKCLFSGEETTAGNEPIVKKVLLSPCSVRKSLSKGLSKANEETVGLSSEN